The following are encoded together in the Nocardioides okcheonensis genome:
- a CDS encoding TldD/PmbA family protein codes for MSAPGLDPTFSDLPHRRLGDVALARAQELGASHADFRFERNRYQYLGARDGVLQTASDAEDLGFAVRVVHHGAWGFASGVVLTDAEARRVAETAVAVAKVAAAMTTTPVELAPEPVHDDVTWVSGYDVNPLEVPTREKAALLVDWTERLRSADSVSHATAFLQQVQENKYYADLTGTRTTQQRVRLQPGFEASGEDEKSGLFDTMASLAPPVGRGWEYLDGTHWDWDVEIAEVPDLLAEKLAAPSVEAGSYDLVVDPSNLWLTIHESIGHATELDRALGYEANYAGTSFATYDKLGTLQYGSPVMNVRGDRTTPHGLSTVGFDDEGVQTQEWDIVRDGVLVGYQLDRSMGHLKPELNEGRSNGCAYADSPGHIPIQRMANVSLLPGTDDLSTDDLIGKVERGIYVVGDKSWSIDMQRFNFQFTGQRFYKITDGRLDGMLRDVAYQATTTDFWGSMEAVGGPDTWVLGGAFNCGKAQPGQVAAVSHGCPSALFRGVNILNTIDEAGH; via the coding sequence ATGAGTGCGCCCGGGCTCGACCCGACCTTCAGCGACCTGCCGCACCGCCGCCTCGGCGACGTGGCCCTGGCCCGTGCCCAGGAGCTCGGCGCCAGCCATGCCGACTTCCGGTTCGAGCGCAACCGCTACCAGTACCTCGGCGCCCGCGACGGCGTGCTGCAGACCGCCAGCGACGCCGAGGACCTCGGGTTCGCGGTCCGCGTGGTCCACCACGGGGCGTGGGGCTTCGCGTCCGGCGTGGTGCTCACCGACGCCGAGGCACGCCGCGTCGCGGAGACCGCGGTGGCGGTGGCGAAGGTGGCCGCCGCGATGACCACCACCCCCGTCGAGCTCGCGCCCGAGCCGGTGCACGACGACGTCACCTGGGTGTCGGGCTACGACGTGAACCCGCTCGAGGTGCCGACCCGCGAGAAGGCGGCCTTGCTGGTCGACTGGACCGAGCGGCTGCGGTCGGCCGACTCGGTGTCCCACGCCACCGCCTTCCTCCAGCAGGTGCAGGAGAACAAGTACTACGCCGACCTCACCGGCACCCGCACGACGCAGCAGCGCGTACGCCTGCAGCCCGGCTTCGAGGCCAGCGGCGAGGACGAGAAGAGCGGCCTGTTCGACACCATGGCCTCCCTCGCGCCGCCCGTCGGCCGTGGCTGGGAGTACCTCGACGGCACCCACTGGGACTGGGACGTCGAGATCGCCGAGGTCCCCGACCTGCTGGCCGAGAAGCTCGCCGCGCCGAGCGTCGAGGCAGGGTCCTACGACCTGGTCGTCGACCCGTCCAACCTGTGGCTCACCATCCACGAGTCGATCGGCCACGCCACCGAGCTCGACCGGGCGCTGGGCTACGAGGCCAACTACGCCGGCACCTCGTTCGCGACCTACGACAAGCTCGGGACCCTGCAGTACGGCTCCCCGGTGATGAACGTCCGCGGCGACCGCACCACCCCGCACGGGCTGTCCACCGTCGGCTTCGACGACGAGGGCGTGCAGACCCAGGAGTGGGACATCGTCCGCGACGGCGTGCTCGTCGGCTACCAGCTGGACCGGTCGATGGGTCACCTCAAGCCCGAGCTCAACGAGGGGCGCTCCAACGGTTGCGCGTACGCCGACTCCCCCGGCCACATCCCGATCCAGCGGATGGCCAACGTGTCGCTCCTGCCCGGCACCGACGACCTGTCCACCGACGACCTCATCGGCAAGGTCGAGCGCGGCATCTACGTCGTGGGCGACAAGTCGTGGTCCATCGACATGCAGCGGTTCAACTTCCAGTTCACCGGCCAGCGGTTCTACAAGATCACCGACGGCCGGCTCGACGGGATGCTCCGCGACGTCGCCTACCAGGCCACCACGACCGACTTCTGGGGGTCGATGGAGGCCGTCGGCGGTCCCGACACCTGGGTGCTCGGCGGCGCCTTCAACTGCGGCAAGGCCCAGCCGGGCCAGGTCGCGGCGGTCAGCCACGGCTGCCCGTCGGCGCTGTTCCGCGGCGTGAACATCCTCAACACCATCGACGAGGCAGGCCACTGA
- a CDS encoding metallopeptidase TldD-related protein, which produces MTTSPQQLVEHALATSTADDCVAIVRDVTSANLRWANNTLTTNGVMTEVSVTVVSFAAVSGGIATGSVSGSASTREQVTGLVEAADAAARAGSPAEDAADLVAAVTSPDWDLEPETTDIGVYDAFAPALGEAFGQAGAEQRLLYGFVNHDVTTTYLGTSRGVRLRHAQPTGHYACTAKDTSLTRSAWVGGATRDFRDVDAAAMASDVARRLAWAERRIDLPAGRYDTILPPSSVADLMIDAYWGAGARVAHEGESVYSRRGGGTRIGDKVAAPGVSLFSDPAHPGLECTPFAVAGASDNTDSVFDNGLALGRTDWIRDGLLTGLIQTRHSAGMTGQPVTPMVDNLVLEVGDGAGTVEDMVAGVQRGLMLTCLWYIREVDPQTMLLTGLTRDGVYVVEDGEIVGAANNFRWNESPIDLLNRFSAASATVPSFSREWGDDYFSRTATPALRIPDFNMSSVSQGV; this is translated from the coding sequence ATGACGACCTCACCCCAGCAGCTCGTCGAGCACGCGCTCGCCACCTCGACGGCCGACGACTGCGTCGCGATCGTCCGCGACGTCACCAGCGCCAACCTGCGCTGGGCCAACAACACGCTCACCACCAACGGCGTGATGACCGAGGTCTCGGTGACCGTGGTGAGCTTCGCCGCGGTGAGCGGTGGCATCGCCACCGGCTCGGTGTCGGGCAGCGCGTCGACGCGCGAGCAGGTCACCGGTCTCGTCGAGGCCGCGGACGCGGCCGCCCGCGCCGGCTCCCCCGCGGAGGACGCCGCCGACCTCGTCGCGGCCGTGACCTCGCCCGACTGGGACCTCGAGCCCGAGACCACCGACATCGGCGTCTACGACGCGTTCGCCCCCGCGCTCGGCGAGGCGTTCGGCCAGGCGGGCGCCGAGCAGCGCCTGCTCTACGGCTTCGTCAACCACGACGTGACGACCACCTACCTCGGGACCTCGCGGGGCGTACGCCTGCGCCACGCCCAGCCGACCGGCCACTACGCCTGCACCGCCAAGGACACCTCCCTGACCCGCAGCGCGTGGGTCGGCGGCGCGACCCGCGACTTCCGCGACGTCGACGCCGCGGCGATGGCCTCCGACGTGGCGCGTCGCCTGGCGTGGGCCGAGCGGCGCATCGACCTGCCCGCCGGTCGCTACGACACCATCCTGCCGCCCTCGTCGGTCGCCGACCTGATGATCGACGCCTACTGGGGCGCTGGCGCGCGCGTCGCCCACGAGGGCGAGTCGGTCTACAGCCGCCGCGGCGGTGGCACCCGGATCGGCGACAAGGTCGCGGCGCCGGGCGTCAGCCTGTTCTCCGACCCCGCCCACCCCGGCCTGGAGTGCACGCCGTTCGCGGTCGCGGGCGCCTCCGACAACACCGACTCGGTCTTCGACAACGGCCTCGCGCTCGGGCGTACGGACTGGATCCGCGACGGCCTGCTGACCGGCCTGATCCAGACCCGCCACTCGGCCGGCATGACGGGCCAGCCGGTCACGCCGATGGTCGACAACCTGGTCCTCGAGGTCGGCGACGGCGCCGGCACCGTCGAGGACATGGTCGCCGGCGTGCAGCGCGGCCTGATGCTCACCTGCCTGTGGTACATCCGCGAGGTCGACCCGCAGACCATGCTGCTGACCGGCCTCACCCGCGACGGCGTCTACGTCGTCGAGGACGGCGAGATCGTCGGCGCCGCCAACAACTTCCGCTGGAACGAGTCCCCGATCGACCTGCTCAACCGCTTCAGCGCGGCGAGCGCGACGGTGCCGAGCTTCAGCCGGGAGTGGGGCGACGACTACTTCTCGCGCACCGCCACCCCGGCCCTGCGGATCCCGGACTTCAACATGTCGAGCGTCTCCCAGGGCGTCTGA
- a CDS encoding exonuclease SbcCD subunit D has translation MRILHTSDWHLGRSFHREGLLGHQGAFVDHLLEVVESERVDVVVVAGDVYDRALPHVDAVELADEAFARLAGSRASVVVSSGNHDSARRLGFGSRLMDAAGVFVRTDAAGIGTPVVLGDEHGDVAFHALPYLDPSALLEPWSLPRRSHEAALAEAMTRVRRDLATRTTGTRSVVLAHAFVAGATPSESERDISVGGVSRVATSLFDGIDYTALGHLHGPHELSPDLRYSGSPLAYSFSEADQAKGSWLVELDARGFAAAHWVDAPVPRRLSRISGRLDDLLADPALTAREDDWVQATVTDVPRPARAMELLRRRFPHTLVLQFPTPVARDDAPAAPAAGRNDHEVALDFLSHVRGAPATPAEAALLQQAVDACCHDPDQDVLVGTGAER, from the coding sequence GTGCGCATCCTCCACACCTCCGACTGGCACCTCGGGAGGTCCTTCCACCGCGAGGGCCTCCTGGGCCACCAGGGTGCGTTCGTCGACCACCTGCTCGAGGTGGTCGAGTCGGAGCGCGTCGACGTCGTCGTGGTCGCCGGGGACGTCTACGACCGCGCCCTGCCCCACGTCGACGCCGTCGAGCTGGCCGACGAGGCCTTCGCCCGCCTCGCCGGGTCGCGGGCCTCCGTGGTCGTCAGCAGCGGCAACCACGACAGCGCGCGCCGCCTCGGCTTCGGCTCCCGGCTGATGGACGCCGCCGGGGTCTTCGTCCGCACCGACGCCGCCGGGATCGGCACGCCCGTCGTGCTGGGCGACGAGCACGGCGACGTGGCCTTCCACGCGCTGCCCTACCTCGATCCCTCGGCGCTGCTCGAGCCGTGGTCGCTGCCGCGCCGCAGCCACGAGGCGGCCCTCGCCGAGGCGATGACCCGCGTCCGCCGCGACCTCGCCACGCGCACCACCGGCACCCGCTCGGTGGTCCTGGCCCACGCGTTCGTCGCCGGCGCCACGCCGAGCGAGTCCGAGCGCGACATCAGCGTCGGCGGCGTCTCCCGGGTCGCCACCAGCCTCTTCGACGGCATCGACTACACCGCGCTCGGCCACCTCCACGGCCCCCACGAGCTCTCCCCCGACCTGCGCTACTCCGGCTCGCCCCTGGCGTACTCGTTCTCCGAGGCCGACCAGGCCAAGGGCTCCTGGCTCGTCGAGCTCGACGCGCGCGGCTTCGCTGCGGCCCACTGGGTCGACGCGCCGGTGCCGCGCCGCCTGTCACGGATCTCCGGGCGCCTCGACGACCTGCTGGCCGACCCCGCGCTGACCGCACGGGAGGACGACTGGGTCCAGGCCACCGTCACCGACGTCCCCCGACCGGCGCGGGCGATGGAGCTGCTGCGACGCCGCTTCCCGCACACGCTGGTCCTCCAGTTCCCGACCCCGGTCGCGCGCGACGACGCGCCCGCCGCCCCGGCCGCCGGGCGCAACGACCACGAGGTCGCGCTCGACTTCCTGAGCCACGTCCGCGGCGCCCCCGCGACGCCGGCGGAGGCGGCGCTGCTGCAGCAGGCCGTCGACGCGTGCTGCCACGACCCCGACCAGGACGTCCTCGTCGGGACGGGGGCCGAGCGGTGA
- a CDS encoding AAA family ATPase produces the protein MRLHHLEVTGFGPFADPARIDFDALSDAGLFLLSGPTGAGKSSVLDAVCFALYGDVPGDRATAKRLRSDHAGDDVVPRVVLEATLSGRRFRIDRSPAWRRPKKRGTGTTTEQARVVISERRRDPDGTDAWHPLSTRLDETGHLVTRLVGMTLPQFCQVALLPQGRFQAFLRARSEERHALLQQVFRTERFDQVERWLRERRVELRRASDDHRATLADLASRVSEVSGDPAPDDWPDIPDLLLDWAHALARTTAGRAASEAEVVEATAASERVAADAAAAGTELAGRRAEHAAAERDLAGLLQAADEHQRDVASIEAAERALAVRPVQEVALTARAAEDGAARGLATLRRDLARVVDTSEGVEPDDQQVAELQRAAVGALTELARVRPLRDEADALAADLARLERERATAATRSEGLAARAAELPALLDDLAPGSPAPPTPSRSCPRSSTSSRPSTSGSGPRWASRSSPSTSRPPSRSSGRRRPPGSWRARRSSRSASSASTGWPPRSRPGSPWAAAARCGSAEHPSPRHPLPAHPTRRPSAPPAAGSTTSRSRSRPTRRRCGDSRPGAPLPPSRPAAPGTSSPRIATTGAPGSPTPARWPRRHPSSSAGWRPARRPGRDVRRARPARRRGRPARHRGRGDGRAPRRPA, from the coding sequence GTGAGGCTCCACCACCTCGAGGTGACCGGTTTCGGGCCGTTCGCCGATCCGGCCCGCATCGACTTCGACGCGCTGTCCGACGCCGGCCTGTTCCTGCTGAGCGGCCCGACCGGCGCCGGCAAGTCGAGCGTCCTCGACGCCGTGTGCTTCGCCCTCTACGGCGACGTCCCCGGCGACCGTGCCACCGCCAAGCGGCTGCGCTCGGACCACGCCGGCGACGACGTGGTCCCGCGGGTCGTGCTCGAGGCGACGCTGTCGGGACGCCGGTTCCGCATCGACCGCTCCCCCGCGTGGCGGCGCCCCAAGAAGCGCGGCACCGGCACCACGACCGAGCAGGCGCGCGTGGTGATCTCCGAGCGCCGGCGCGACCCCGACGGCACCGACGCCTGGCACCCGCTCAGCACCCGCCTCGACGAGACCGGCCACCTCGTCACCCGCCTCGTCGGGATGACCCTCCCGCAGTTCTGCCAGGTCGCCCTGCTCCCCCAGGGGCGGTTCCAGGCCTTCCTGCGCGCCCGCTCGGAGGAGCGTCACGCACTCCTCCAGCAGGTGTTCCGCACCGAGCGGTTCGACCAGGTCGAGCGCTGGCTGCGCGAGCGGCGCGTCGAGCTCCGGCGGGCCTCCGACGACCACCGGGCGACCCTGGCCGACCTCGCCAGCCGGGTCAGCGAGGTCAGCGGCGACCCCGCACCGGACGACTGGCCGGACATCCCCGACCTGCTCCTCGACTGGGCCCACGCCCTCGCCCGCACGACCGCGGGCCGCGCCGCGAGCGAGGCGGAGGTCGTCGAGGCCACCGCCGCCTCCGAGCGGGTGGCCGCCGACGCCGCGGCCGCCGGCACCGAGCTCGCCGGCAGGCGCGCCGAGCACGCAGCGGCCGAGCGGGACCTCGCCGGGCTGCTCCAGGCCGCCGACGAGCACCAGCGCGACGTCGCCTCGATCGAGGCGGCCGAGCGGGCGCTCGCCGTGCGCCCCGTCCAGGAGGTCGCCCTCACCGCGCGCGCGGCCGAGGACGGCGCTGCCCGAGGCCTCGCGACCCTGCGCCGCGACCTGGCGCGCGTCGTCGACACCTCCGAGGGTGTCGAGCCCGACGACCAGCAGGTCGCCGAGCTCCAGCGCGCCGCCGTGGGCGCGCTCACCGAGCTCGCCCGCGTACGACCGCTCCGGGACGAGGCGGACGCGCTGGCCGCCGACCTGGCCCGCCTCGAGCGCGAGCGGGCCACGGCCGCCACGCGCAGCGAGGGCCTCGCCGCCCGCGCCGCCGAGCTGCCCGCGCTCCTCGACGACCTGGCGCCCGGCTCGCCCGCGCCACCGACGCCGTCGCGCTCGTGCCCACGCTCGAGCACGAGCTCGCGGCCCTCGACGTCCGGCTCCGGGCCGCGGTGGGCGTCGAGGAGCTCACCCTCGACCTCGAGGCCGCCGAGCAGGAGCAGCGGGCGGCGGCGGCCGCCCGGCTCGTGGCGCGCGAGGCGCTCGTCGAGATCCGCGAGCAGCGCCTCGACGGGATGGCCGCCGAGATCGCGTCCCGGCTCGCCGTGGGCGGCTGCTGCCCGGTGTGGGTCTGCCGAGCACCCCTCCCCGCGGCACCCGCTCCCGGCGCACCCGACGAGGCGGCCGAGCGCGCCGCCCGCCGCCGGGTCGACGACCTCGAGGTCGAGGTCGAGGCCCACGCGCAGACGGTGCGGGGACTCGAGGCCCGGCGCGCCACTGCCGCCGTCGAGGCCGGCCGCACCCGGGACGAGCTCACCGCGGATCGCGACGACCGGCGCGCCCGGCTCGCCGACGCCCGCGCGGTGGCCGCGGAGGCACCCGTCCTCGAGCGCCGGGTGGCGGCCTGCACGACGACCTGGCCGCGACGTCCGACGAGCTCGACCGGCTCGGCGCCGAGGCCGCCCGGCTCGCCACCGAGGTCGCGGTGACGGGCGCGCGCCTCGACGACCTGCGTGA
- a CDS encoding AAA family ATPase, which yields MTGARLDDLRDRVRAVLPDHADLDALVAHHRRVDDLATRLLAAAGDLDRARVATRRAEAAAADAAGQHGFGSADEAAAAWLAPEALAAQRRRVEQHAHDLDRARTRLADPTLVSAAAAPAPDLEALARELHRARADAQAARQREARLQDRAARLAGLADDVEAALAAWQPLLADLDVVARLAATVEGKHADNQLQMRLSAYVLAHRLGQVVEAANLRLSTMSDRRYSLVHTGRRGAGETRGGLSLLVRDDWTGDSRDPATLSGGETFVVSLALALGLADVITAEAGGADLDTLFVDEGFGSLDADTLEDVMDTLDTLRDGGRVVGVVSHVPELQTRIPTQLRVHRGRHGSRVSLRVG from the coding sequence GTGACGGGCGCGCGCCTCGACGACCTGCGTGACCGGGTCCGCGCCGTGCTGCCGGACCACGCCGACCTCGACGCGCTGGTCGCCCACCACCGCCGCGTCGACGACCTCGCCACCCGCCTGCTCGCCGCCGCCGGTGACCTCGACCGCGCCCGGGTCGCGACCCGTCGGGCCGAGGCCGCGGCCGCCGACGCCGCCGGGCAGCACGGCTTCGGGTCCGCCGACGAGGCGGCGGCCGCCTGGCTCGCCCCCGAGGCCCTCGCCGCCCAGCGTCGGCGGGTCGAGCAGCACGCCCACGACCTCGACCGGGCCCGGACGAGGCTGGCCGACCCGACGCTCGTCAGCGCCGCGGCCGCGCCCGCACCCGACCTCGAGGCCCTGGCCCGCGAGCTCCACCGCGCTCGCGCCGACGCGCAGGCCGCCCGTCAGCGCGAGGCGCGCCTGCAGGACCGCGCGGCCCGCCTGGCCGGGCTCGCCGACGACGTCGAGGCCGCACTCGCCGCCTGGCAGCCGCTGCTGGCCGACCTCGACGTGGTGGCCCGGCTGGCCGCGACGGTGGAGGGCAAGCACGCCGACAACCAGCTCCAGATGCGGCTGTCCGCCTACGTCCTGGCCCACCGCCTCGGACAGGTGGTCGAGGCCGCCAACCTGCGCCTGTCGACGATGAGCGACCGCCGCTACTCCCTCGTCCACACCGGCCGGCGCGGCGCCGGCGAGACCCGCGGCGGGCTGAGCCTGCTGGTCCGCGACGACTGGACCGGCGACAGCCGGGATCCCGCGACTCTGTCGGGCGGCGAGACGTTCGTGGTGTCCCTCGCCCTCGCGCTGGGCCTCGCGGACGTGATCACCGCGGAGGCCGGCGGGGCCGACCTCGACACCCTCTTCGTCGACGAGGGCTTCGGCAGCCTCGACGCCGACACCCTCGAGGACGTCATGGACACCCTCGACACGCTGCGCGACGGCGGGCGGGTCGTCGGCGTGGTGAGCCACGTGCCCGAGCTGCAGACCCGCATCCCGACCCAGCTGCGCGTCCACCGCGGGCGCCACGGCAGCCGGGTGTCCCTGCGCGTCGGATGA